CTGATAGTTCAAAAATTGAAAGCCTTCAAATTTGTAGGTTTTTATACCGCTGTCAAGATTATTAAATTCACTTGCCTTTGATTTTGACTCACTTTCTTCCGAAAAAGCAGCTAAAATACAAAAGCTAAAAAACAAAGCTATTATTATTTTCTTCATTGTATTTCTCCTCACATTAATTTTACAATAAGAGTTTAAATAATGAGTCATCTGCCTCATTTATTTTAATATCTTCATATAATTCTATAACCGTTTCCTTATAGCTTAAATCTCCCGGATCACCAAAAATCATGTCTTTTTTTTCAATTACCTCTCCGTTTTGCTGCAATTCGGCAAGTTTTTCGGCAGTAATTTCAGGTACATCATCCGCACTATCATAAATAACGGTACCTTCTGAGACAACTTCTATTTTATTAGGATTTTGAACATCTATTTCGGTAAAACTTCCTACTTTTACCGGAACACCGTCTTTTTCCTCGTATACAATATTTGTCTTGCTTGTTATTTTAGTTCCATCCTCCTGAATATATACATTTTCCACTTCTTGAAGAATTTCGTTATTCATATCAAAACAAATACGGGATGATAGCAGCTTTTCATAATTATTTTTCGATAAAAGAGCGGGAGGTAAATTTAAAACAAATAAGCCGGTTTCCGTATCTTCTTGCATATCCAATGCCAAACGGGAAGCTTCAGAACGGATAAATTTTAAATTTACCCTGCTCAAAACTGTTTCCGGTTTTAAAAACTGCAGACTTGAATCTACATCATCATTTAACATTAACCTTTTTTCGATAACTTCAGTATTCGGATCAAAAACTATCGCTTCTTTTCCGTCGGTAATTATTGATCTAGCCGAGATATCGTATTTTTCCTCTGCCGGAAAATCAATCCGTGTAAGAATTCTCTCCCCAATTGTTTTGATCGATAAATGATAAGTTTCTTGAAGCTTTGCATGTGTATCTGTACGGTTATTCATAGTATGAATCTGTACATTTGCCTGAAAACTATCAATTGAGGAACCTTTTTTAGAATTCCATCTGATAGTTACAGGGTTCTCATCAAACAAAGCGCGTTTGCCGGGATTATTCACCTCATTCCTACATGCCGCAATTAGACCAACAATCAAAATAAAAAAGTAAAAATATCTCTTTTTCATATAAAAATCTCCATACTAAAAACAGTATGTGAGATTTTTTTTTATCTGTCAATGGAAAAATAGCAAAGAACCAAAGTTCCATAAAAAAGAACTTAGGTTCCGATAAAGCTCTTATTTGTTACTCAACTATTTCGTGTTTTTCTATAAAAATAAGGAATTCGGCATAGTTGTTTATATTAAGCACCTGATATATTCTGGTCATTTCTTTTTTTATAACGGATTCAGAAATACAGAGTCGTTCAGCAATTTCTTTAAATGATAAATGCATGGAGGCTAATAAAAAACAATCACTCTGCCGGACTGTTAAATCCAGCTTAGAAATATTAAAAACTTTTTTTTTGGTATAATATTTTCTTAAATCATGAGCAAAAAAAACTAAACCACCGGCCAGGAGTATTAAAGCAATAACAATGTTAAAAAGGCTCAGTTTTAGTAACTCTAATCCCCATTTCACATATTGACACACAAAAGCAAAAATAAAAAAAGATAAAACAAAAGTTAATTTAAAAACAGTATGATTTTTAAAAAAATTACACCGCCATAAAATTAATAGGCTTACACAATAAAAAAGTAACCCCAGAACATTTCCTCCAACAAATATATTGACAAAAAAAGCAATACAGCCAATCAATGGCCATAATAGACTGTATTTTGGTCTAAGCATTAAAATCAAAAATATAAAAAAAATAAGTATATTTGATATAAATATCATCCTATCGCTTGGAAGTATTTTAAAATACATCAATAAAATGATGTTTAACATAATAAAGCAAAAAATAAAAGCCAAATATCTTGATTTTTTTATCAGGTCTTGGGAGTAAATAAATTCTTTAAAAGATGCCCAAATTTTCTTCACCATAATTTATAGTATCATATTTGTTTAAATTTTGCAAGAAAAATTCCTACAGAAAAATTCCTACATCAAGCTGCCGAGTTTTTCGCGGATGAATTCGCTTTTTTCTTTTAAGCCGATTTTGCCGGTTTGGAGGATGAGGACATTCGGGGCTTTAGGGTCAAGGCTTACACGGCCTGCGGATTCTTTTATCATACGCAAAAGTTTATCTACAGAGATTTTTGATACACGGGCAAACTCGATGCGGACGGCAGCCTTTCTTTCTTTTAGGCTTGCAATCGAAAGATGATTGCAAATAATTTTTATTTCGGAAAGAGCCAAAAGACTTTCCACTTCGGAGGGGGCCGGACCGAAGCGGTCAAGAATTTCGGAGTAGACTCTGTCGAGGTCTCCCTGCACCTTAACGGCTGCAATTTTTTTATAAACTTCCATTTTGGTTTCGGGACTTGAAATATAGGAATCGGGAATAAAACCCGAATACTCAAGCTCGATAACGGATTCTTGAACAGGTTCATAATCTTGGTTTTGAAGTTTTTGAACAGCCTCGTCCAAAAGACGCAAATATAAATCAAAGCCTACGGAATAAATATCTCCCGATTGTTCCCTGCCCAAAAGATTTCCGGCTCCTCTTATTTCCATATCCTTCATCGCAATCTTAAAACCGGAACCGAGCTCGGTAAAGTCTGAAATAACTTGCAATCTTTTCATAGCAATTTCGGAAAGAGCCTTATCGTCAGGATATAAAAGATAGGCATAGGCCTTTTTGTCGGAGCGGCCTACCCTTCCCCTCAACTGATAAAGCTGGGAAACGCCGTACATGTCGGCTCGGTCTATAATGATGGTATTGGCATTCGGAATGTCGATGCCGTTTTCGATAATGGTGGTCGCAATTAAAACTTGAAAACCGCCCAAACTAAAGCGCTCAAAAATTTCTTCCAGTTGATTTGGAGGCATTTGGCCGTGTGCCGTTTCAATCATAATTTCAGGCAAAAGAGATTGAAGCATAAAAAGAGTTTCATCCAAACTTTCAACCCTGTTATGAAGATAAAAAACCTGCCCGCCTCTCTCCGATTCCCGTCTTATAACTTCGGCAACTTTTTCCGCATTGAACTCAGCGATAACCGTTTCAACAGGTTTTCTGTTTTGAGGAGGAGTTGCAATTACACTCATGTCCCTTATTTTTAAAAGCGACATGTGAAGGGTTCGCGGAATAGGAGTTGCAGAAAGGGAAAGACAGTCCACATTGTGCTTCATCTGTTTTAATCTTTCCTTATCCTTAACACCGAAGCGTTGTTCTTCATCAACAATCATCAAACCCAAATCCTTAAAGACAACATCTTTTTGAATTATGCGGTGAGTTCCTATTAAAATATCCACTTCGCCTTTTTTTAATTTTTCCAAAACTTTTTTTTGTTCCCCCTTTGGAACAAAGCGGGAAAGACGGGCTAACTTTACGGGGAAGTTTTTAAACCTCTTGTCCAAGGTTTCAAAATGCTGTTCGGTCAAAATAGTTGTAGGCGATAAAAAGGCAACCTGCTTGCCGCTCATAACGGCCTTAAAGGCGGCCCGCATTGCAACTTCGGTTTTACCGTAACCTACATCTCCGCAGATAAGCCTATCCATAGGAACAGGCTTTTCCATGTCCTCTTTTACCTCAGCGATGCAGGTAAGCTGGTCATCGGTTTCTTCATAAGGAAAAGCCGCTTCAAAGGCTGTCTGCCATTCATCATCTTTTTGAAAAGCAAAGCCCGTACTCGCCTTTCTTTTAGAATAAAGGTCAATGAGTTTTGCGGCTATATCTTCAACCGATTTTTTGACCTTGTTCTTTCTATTCTCCCAAGACTTTGAGCCGAGGATATCGAGATGAGGAGCCTCTCCTTCATTTCCTATATAACGCTGAACAAGGTCGGCCTGCTCAATCGGAATAAAAACGGTTTCATCATTTGCATATAAAAGATTTATATAGTCCCTTTCCGTATCTAAAATTTTAACGCGTTCGATACCGCGGAATTTTCCTATGCCGTAATTTACATGAACAACATAGTCTCCCGGATTTAATTCGATAAATGTATCGATAACCGAACTCTTTGCAGTCTTTACAGATTTTGGAATTCTTCGGCGGCGGCCGAAAATTTCGTTTTCGTGGATTACCAAAATTTTTAGATCAGGAATACCGAAACCGCCTGAAAGGTTATAAGGTAAAATTTTTATTCTGTCTTCGTGCAAAATCTCTTCGATACGGAGAGCTTGATTATAGCTTTCGGCAAATACGAAGATAGACCAATCATCATTTAAAAGACTATTTAATTCTTCGCGTAAATAAACTATGTTCCCGAAAAAACTGCGGGGCGGATCGGTTTTAAATTTAAGAGTTTTATTTTTATCTTCTTGCTCGGCTAAGGTTCTAAAATAAATAGACTTATTATATTTTTGTACATTGCTTTCAAATTGAAGTAAGATGCGTTGAGGTTCGGGATATTCAGAAATAAGGGCTTTTCGTTTTTCATTTTCGTCAAATTGAGTTTTTGTTTTTTTATAAAGCCCCATATATTCTCTAAGTAAAATTTCCGAAGAATTTTTTTGCCTGTCATAGTCCGAATAAAAAACAGGAATCTTATTTAATTCCGCATATTCTAAAACGGAAGAAGATTTTTGAAATGCAAGAGGATAAAAAATTTCTTCTCCTTCAAAGGTTTTATATTCTTTTAAGGCATCAATAATTTTTAAAATACTTTCAGAAAATTCCGAATAGGTTTTTAAATTTTTTTCCAAGCAGTCAATACGCTCATCATTCCAAATTACTTCTTTTACGGGATAGAAGTTAATTTTTTTATATTCTTCTAAAGAACCTTGGCTTGCTATATCAAAGCTCTTTATTTTTTCTACCTTATCAAAATCAAATTGAATTCGGTAAGCCGTTTTTTCAGAGCCCGAATTGGAAGCTAGGCAGATATCCAAGACCTCTCCCCTCAGAGCAAATTCACCTCTCACGCTTACACGCGGAACTCTTATATAACCCCAAAGAGTTAAAAGCTCTGCAAGGCTTAAAATATCAAGGCTTGAACCTGCAGCAATTCCTACCTTATTTTGTTTTAAATAATCGGCCGGAGGAACCGGAGTTAAAAAGGAACGCTGGCAAGTGATAAAAACCGGAGGTTTGTTTTTTGTATAGGATTCATTCCCGGATTCAAGCAATCGGATCAGCACTTCGGCTCGTTCGGAAAACACAGGTGCCGTCGGCGAAATAGGCCTATAGGCAAGAGAGCCCCACCAAGGCAATACAAAATTTTCTATTCCGGAAAAATCCAAGTCGGCTCTTACAGCCTCCGCTTCCTTTTCGGTCGGAACTACCACGAGGACAGGTTTACGGATTTTGTACAAATATTCCGTTAAAAAAAATCCGAATAGACCTCCGGAAATTCCTGTAATGTTGTAGGGATAAGAATTTTCATCTATCTCATCGAAGGCATTTTTCATGTCCTTCCATGAGCGGATAGAATTTTGTAAGGAATCTATTAGAGGCTGAGGCATTTAAATCTTTACACGTTTGAGGGCTTCGGCTGCTTCCTTAAACTCGGGGCGGAGTTTTACTGCCGTTTGATAGGCTGCAATCGCACCTTCTTTTTCTCCGGCCGCTTCACGGACAATTCCCAGCCTATACCACCAAAGAGAATTGGAAGGCTCCAAGTGCACTGAAATGGAATAAGCAATATCGGCTTTGTGATATTTTTTTGTATTTCGGTAAATCTCTCCGACAAAAAAGTGGGCAACGCTTATACGCTCGCCATTGGGAGCCATCTCGATATACATTTCCATATTCCGCAACGCATCTTTATAATTCCCAAGGAAAAACTGAGCCTCTGCCAAGGTTTCGATAATTCTGGCATCCCTCCCGATTTTTAAGGCATCACTACATACCAGTTCGGTGTCCTTATATCGGCCCAATCGAAAAAGGCACCATGTATATACGGCATAAGAATCCATATTCTTAGAATTTACCTTTAATTCGTTACGGCAAATTTCTATGGCGGATAGATAAGCGGCTCTTGCATCTTCACGCCTTCCTATGGAATCAAGGCTTCGGCCCTGCCTGTAAAGCTTTAGAGCATCAGGTTTATCTTGTGCAAAAAGAATACCGGCCTGTGTAAAAAAAAGGCCTGCAGCAAAAATAAAAGTCAATAGAATAAATTTAAAACGTTTTCCGGTTATCATAATTTTCTCCATCCATTATTTTACATAAATTTTTATTTTATTCAATCGGGGGAATCGAACAGAACCTAATACACAAACTTATCGTCTTCATCTTTTACTATAATAACTCTTCCCCGCTCTGCTTCATTTTTCACTCGGGCTAAAAAGTGGTCAACGGTATTATTTAGATCACGCTTTAGAACAGGTCCCATGTACTGCTCTTCATCGAGAACCAAGGCAGCACGGCTTTTAGACATATTCGCCAAGATTACCTTTCTAAATTCTTCACTTTGATTATGTATCAAAAGAGCCAATTCTTTATCGGTCATAGGAGAAATTAGATATTGAATGTGCTTTGGATTCATATTTATAACATCATCAAGGGTAACAAGTTTTCGTTTTATAGTTTCGGTTAAATTTTCATCCTCAAGATCAAGAGAATCCAAAATACTCGAGCCGGTCTCATAATCCAGTTTACGCAAAATATCGGCCAATACGGAAACACCGTCAACCGAGCTTGTGCGGTTTAAATTTACATCGGCAAGTTTCTTTTTTAAGGCCTCACTTACCTGAGTAAGAACTTCAGCATCTATCTTTTTAAGTTTTGCAAGGCGTAAGATGATGTCTTTTTTTTCGTCTTCATCTTCGATGGAGCTTATATAGGCTGCAGCCTGCTTAGGTTCCAATTGAGAAAGAACTATGGCCTTTGTAGCCGGAAGCTCGCCTTGTAATATTCGGCTCAGGCGATCCTTATCCATACCTTCAAGATACTCAAAAGGTTTAGGCATTTTAGGAGGCACGGCAGTTTCAAGAATCTCTTCTGCCCTGGCCTCGCCGAAGGCTTCGGTTAAAATAGTCTTAGCCGTATCGACACCGCCTAAAAGATTTTTGTTTTTATTGTAGATATCGTTAAATTCATTTAGAATATCATAGGCTTCTTTTTTATCTATCGATTGAACCGTAACAAGCTCTGCTACAACCTTGTCTATCTGCTCCTTGGTTAGCTGCCTTAAAACATCGGCAGCCTGCTCCGCCCCGATTATAAAAAGGAATTTGGCAACTCTCTTATAAGGACTCTCTTTTCCGGCACTTTTTTCATCTATAGGAACCTTTATAAGACCATTCTTTAACATTTGACTTTCGATATCACTCATAAAAACCTCAAGAGCTATTATAGCACGGATTAGCCTAAAAAGGCAAGAGTAAAAGAGCGATGTAAATTTTTCAAGCTGCCCTATACTTTAAATTTATTAACCTCAAATGCCAGATTTTCAATGCTGATTTTATTTTTTTGTGTAATTTCATTGACTTCCTTCATGGCATTACTTATCTGAACGGCACTGCAAGCCATCTCATTCATGCTCAATGTAATTTTCCGGGTTAAGCCGTCTAATTTAGTCATCTCTTCAGCAACCTGTTCTCCGCCCCTTAACATTTCAGCCGAACCGTTACTTACTTCAAAAGTTACGGAATTAATATTTTTTATAGCATTTAAAATTTCTACACCGGCATTTTCCTGCTCACGCATGGACTGGGTTAAAAATTCACTCATAGATTTTACTTGTTCGGAAAAACTAAAAATTAAACTGAATTTTTCTTCAGCCGTTTTAGAAGATACTGACAAGGAATCGATTTCGCCGCTTAAGGCTTTAAGCGTTGCTGTAATTGTTTTTCCCTGTGCACTTGACTCTTCAGCTAATTTTCTGATTTCGTCGGCAACTACGGCAAATCCTTTTCCGGCTTCTCCTGCATGAGCTGCTTCAATGGCCGCATTCATAGCCAAAAGATTTGTTTGACTTGCAATATGCTCAATAACACTGCTTGCCTCTAAAAGACCGCCAGATTCTTCCGCAATTTTTTGAGTTACTCTATTTGATTTGGAAACAATTTCTTTTCCGTCCTCAGTCGATTCGGCAAGTGTCTTAATAAGATTATCGGTCTTTTCCAAGGTTTGAGTTATGGAAGCAATATTGGCAGTCATCTGTTCTATTGAAGCCGATGAGCGTGAAACGCTTTCAGATTGATTTTCAATTGAAGCATTTAGCTGTTTAATATTTTTGATTATCTGTTCAATTGTTGCAGCCGTTTCCGTAACACTTGTAGCCTGCGTTAAAGCCTGCTGTTTTACGCCGTTAATATTTTCAGTAATTTCATGAACGGAATCTGCTGTCCGGTTCATATTTAGAGCTAGGTCCGATCCGATTTCAGCCATTGAGCGGCTGTTAACTCCTACGGACTGCATTGAACTTCCTATCTTTTCAATTGTTCTATTAAAATATTCAGACAGCTCGGTAATTTCATTATTACCGATTAAAGGCAGTCTTACAGTTAAATCGCCCTCGCCTTGCGAAATATTTTTAAGAACTTCAATTACTTTATTAATCGGTTTAACAATATTGTTTGCAGTAAAAAATCCTATAAGTACCGCAATAACAATACCGCACAAAACAACAACGAGAAAAATATTTAAGAGGTTAGATACATTCTCTGAAATAAATTCGGAAGCAGGAGCCGTTATCAATAATTTCCATCCCGAATATCTCATTGTAGACAGAGCTGAGATATGTTTTACTCCGTTTATTTTAGAAACTTGTACAGCCGATTTTTTTGACTCGAGGGCATCTTTTAAAAATATTGAAAAATCCGTTTTCTCCGAATTTAATATTTCGGAAAAAAAATTTTTATATAAAATTTCCGGCCTACGGCTTCCCAAAATAATTCCTGAAGGGCTGATAAGATAAGCCTGTCCCGTTTCACCGACAATTATATCACTGATTAAATTCGATAAGGAATCGCCTAAAATTGAAGCATTAATAGTTCCCACAATTTTACCCTGTAAATCGCGTAATGGAATTGCAACTATAGAAACATACTTTCTTTTTGTTAAAGACATTTCAGGTTCCGTAATTACATATTTTCCCTTTATGACAGATTTAAACCACTCGGTATTGTTTATCTTTTCAGTTTTACCGTCCGTATTATACAAGACGCCGTCAAGACCGCTTATTCCGAAACTAATCCATCCGCTTTGTTTTAGCATTTGAATTTCATTTTTAAATAAATTAATTTTCTCAGAATAAGGAACAGAGTCATCTTGAATAATCGGCATATTTGAAAATGTATCCAGTTTTTTAAATATTGAATCAGCCCTCTCATTTAAAACTTTAGAAGAACCTTCAGCCAATTCTTTGATAAAATATTCGGTATTACGCATAAGAAAAAAAGAAGCAAGGTATACCGATATTATACACATCACTGTCAAAAGAGATACGGCAAAAAATATAAAAACCGATACCATCTTATTTTTTATTGAAAATAATTTAAATCGTTTATCGATATTTTTGTTTTCTTGTTTCATAATTTTTTATTCTCCCAATGTGCGGTCTGCGTCTTTTACAAAAGAGTTAAGAACATTTTGTATATCTTTACCCGATGAAGCTTCTTTTAATGCCTTATTCCAATACTCACGCATTTTAGAAAATCCGGTTATATTATTATAATATTGGCCGAAAAATTTTTGAAGAACGGAATTATATAATATTTCGTCATCGGAAGTTTCAATTTGAATTTTAGATGTAGCCGGAAATCCTCCCGTAGCC
The DNA window shown above is from Treponema denticola and carries:
- a CDS encoding response regulator transcription factor, which translates into the protein MVKKIWASFKEFIYSQDLIKKSRYLAFIFCFIMLNIILLMYFKILPSDRMIFISNILIFFIFLILMLRPKYSLLWPLIGCIAFFVNIFVGGNVLGLLFYCVSLLILWRCNFFKNHTVFKLTFVLSFFIFAFVCQYVKWGLELLKLSLFNIVIALILLAGGLVFFAHDLRKYYTKKKVFNISKLDLTVRQSDCFLLASMHLSFKEIAERLCISESVIKKEMTRIYQVLNINNYAEFLIFIEKHEIVE
- the mfd gene encoding transcription-repair coupling factor, whose translation is MPQPLIDSLQNSIRSWKDMKNAFDEIDENSYPYNITGISGGLFGFFLTEYLYKIRKPVLVVVPTEKEAEAVRADLDFSGIENFVLPWWGSLAYRPISPTAPVFSERAEVLIRLLESGNESYTKNKPPVFITCQRSFLTPVPPADYLKQNKVGIAAGSSLDILSLAELLTLWGYIRVPRVSVRGEFALRGEVLDICLASNSGSEKTAYRIQFDFDKVEKIKSFDIASQGSLEEYKKINFYPVKEVIWNDERIDCLEKNLKTYSEFSESILKIIDALKEYKTFEGEEIFYPLAFQKSSSVLEYAELNKIPVFYSDYDRQKNSSEILLREYMGLYKKTKTQFDENEKRKALISEYPEPQRILLQFESNVQKYNKSIYFRTLAEQEDKNKTLKFKTDPPRSFFGNIVYLREELNSLLNDDWSIFVFAESYNQALRIEEILHEDRIKILPYNLSGGFGIPDLKILVIHENEIFGRRRRIPKSVKTAKSSVIDTFIELNPGDYVVHVNYGIGKFRGIERVKILDTERDYINLLYANDETVFIPIEQADLVQRYIGNEGEAPHLDILGSKSWENRKNKVKKSVEDIAAKLIDLYSKRKASTGFAFQKDDEWQTAFEAAFPYEETDDQLTCIAEVKEDMEKPVPMDRLICGDVGYGKTEVAMRAAFKAVMSGKQVAFLSPTTILTEQHFETLDKRFKNFPVKLARLSRFVPKGEQKKVLEKLKKGEVDILIGTHRIIQKDVVFKDLGLMIVDEEQRFGVKDKERLKQMKHNVDCLSLSATPIPRTLHMSLLKIRDMSVIATPPQNRKPVETVIAEFNAEKVAEVIRRESERGGQVFYLHNRVESLDETLFMLQSLLPEIMIETAHGQMPPNQLEEIFERFSLGGFQVLIATTIIENGIDIPNANTIIIDRADMYGVSQLYQLRGRVGRSDKKAYAYLLYPDDKALSEIAMKRLQVISDFTELGSGFKIAMKDMEIRGAGNLLGREQSGDIYSVGFDLYLRLLDEAVQKLQNQDYEPVQESVIELEYSGFIPDSYISSPETKMEVYKKIAAVKVQGDLDRVYSEILDRFGPAPSEVESLLALSEIKIICNHLSIASLKERKAAVRIEFARVSKISVDKLLRMIKESAGRVSLDPKAPNVLILQTGKIGLKEKSEFIREKLGSLM
- a CDS encoding tetratricopeptide repeat protein, producing MITGKRFKFILLTFIFAAGLFFTQAGILFAQDKPDALKLYRQGRSLDSIGRREDARAAYLSAIEICRNELKVNSKNMDSYAVYTWCLFRLGRYKDTELVCSDALKIGRDARIIETLAEAQFFLGNYKDALRNMEMYIEMAPNGERISVAHFFVGEIYRNTKKYHKADIAYSISVHLEPSNSLWWYRLGIVREAAGEKEGAIAAYQTAVKLRPEFKEAAEALKRVKI
- a CDS encoding flagellar motor switch protein FliG; amino-acid sequence: MSDIESQMLKNGLIKVPIDEKSAGKESPYKRVAKFLFIIGAEQAADVLRQLTKEQIDKVVAELVTVQSIDKKEAYDILNEFNDIYNKNKNLLGGVDTAKTILTEAFGEARAEEILETAVPPKMPKPFEYLEGMDKDRLSRILQGELPATKAIVLSQLEPKQAAAYISSIEDEDEKKDIILRLAKLKKIDAEVLTQVSEALKKKLADVNLNRTSSVDGVSVLADILRKLDYETGSSILDSLDLEDENLTETIKRKLVTLDDVINMNPKHIQYLISPMTDKELALLIHNQSEEFRKVILANMSKSRAALVLDEEQYMGPVLKRDLNNTVDHFLARVKNEAERGRVIIVKDEDDKFVY
- a CDS encoding methyl-accepting chemotaxis protein, producing the protein MKQENKNIDKRFKLFSIKNKMVSVFIFFAVSLLTVMCIISVYLASFFLMRNTEYFIKELAEGSSKVLNERADSIFKKLDTFSNMPIIQDDSVPYSEKINLFKNEIQMLKQSGWISFGISGLDGVLYNTDGKTEKINNTEWFKSVIKGKYVITEPEMSLTKRKYVSIVAIPLRDLQGKIVGTINASILGDSLSNLISDIIVGETGQAYLISPSGIILGSRRPEILYKNFFSEILNSEKTDFSIFLKDALESKKSAVQVSKINGVKHISALSTMRYSGWKLLITAPASEFISENVSNLLNIFLVVVLCGIVIAVLIGFFTANNIVKPINKVIEVLKNISQGEGDLTVRLPLIGNNEITELSEYFNRTIEKIGSSMQSVGVNSRSMAEIGSDLALNMNRTADSVHEITENINGVKQQALTQATSVTETAATIEQIIKNIKQLNASIENQSESVSRSSASIEQMTANIASITQTLEKTDNLIKTLAESTEDGKEIVSKSNRVTQKIAEESGGLLEASSVIEHIASQTNLLAMNAAIEAAHAGEAGKGFAVVADEIRKLAEESSAQGKTITATLKALSGEIDSLSVSSKTAEEKFSLIFSFSEQVKSMSEFLTQSMREQENAGVEILNAIKNINSVTFEVSNGSAEMLRGGEQVAEEMTKLDGLTRKITLSMNEMACSAVQISNAMKEVNEITQKNKISIENLAFEVNKFKV